TCCGTAGCCTCAAAAGCTCCCTTGTAATCATCCACACGTACCTTATGCGTCTGCATGGCGTCGCTTACACGGTCGAAGAAAACAACTGGAATGCCTTGTTCCTGAAGAGATACAAAATGATCAATATTAATAGACTGGCTTGAAATAGCCACGACCAGTCCGTCGACCCTGCGGGAAGCAATGTGCCTGGATGCTGAGCGTTCGCGTTCAAGCTGCTCATGGCTTTGGTAAATCATCGTGTGATAACCTCGGCTATACGCGATGTCCTCTACACCCCCGATCGCGGAGGAGTAAAACCTGTTGGCAATGTCCGGTACGATCACCCCGATCGTCTGTGTGCGGTTCTTTAGAAGGCTTATCGCGATCGGGTTAGGATAATAGTTCAGCTGCTCAGCCAGGTCTATGACTTTTTTCTTGGTTTCCTCACTGATCTCGCTGCTGTCCCTGAGCGCTCTTGAGACCGTGGATTTCGAGACATTGAGCTGCCTGGCAATTTCCTTAATCGTGATGGATACCTTTTTCATGGGATAATATGAGAATAATGCAATGTTATTATATTTTCTAGGAAATGCACCAAATGTGAATCGTTGCACAAGTTACTAAAAATCGACTCTGGTTCCGGGAAATTTTGCGCTATCGGGAACGGTTCCGGGAACGGTTGCGTAGATTTATAGCTTTTTTTCAAGATTTATTTTTGTGTATCACCGAATCAATGTTTAAACTAGGTTAATTGTTGACGAGGTCAGTATACCTTACACCACTACATATCCAGGAATTTTTCTATAATTTACCTAGCTCAAATTTTAAATGGAAGCAAGATCATTTACCAACGCATTACCATCTGTTTATTCCCAGAAAAATGTTTTGGAAAATTTGTTTGGCAGAGTGGTTACTACCGGAGATTACCATGCTTTCCGCGAGTTATTTACGCACCATTACAGGTCGCTCTGCAACTATGCCATGCGCGTGGTAGTTACCCGTGAAATTGCTGAGGAGGTTGTTTCCGATGTATTCGTGAAACTTTGGAAAAATCGTGAGCAAATAGAGGTGCACACTTCATTTCAGGCTTACATTTACAGAGCAGTGCGAAATCAGGCCCTGGACTATCTTAAACTGAGAGTCCACCGTCAGAACGAGCGTGAATCACTGGAATCGGTGCAATGGAATATGACCCACGCGGATCATTTTTCACCGGCTGAGGAAATGTCATTCAATGAATTTTACGAACATGTGGAAGGCTGCATTCAGGCGCTGCCGCGGCAATGCCAGATCATTTTCAGGCTGAGCAGAGAAGAAGGTCTACGGTACCGCGACATTGCTGAAAAGCTTGCAATTTCTGTCAAAACGGTAGAAACTCAAATGAGCCGTGCATTGAAGGTATTGCGCGAGCGCGTACCGGAGCATAGGTTGGTGGCTTGATTTACTTCGGCAGTCGGCTTTCGGCTGTCAGCTTTTTTTAGATTTTTTAGTAACAAACCATAAAATTGCTTGAAGCCAGCGGGATCGAGCTGACGGCATTGCCGACAGCCGACAGCCGATAGCCGACAGCCATAAAACAATGGCATTAGAACAAACATGGCGTTGGTTCGGGCCTGCCGATCCGGTTTCATTACAGGATATCCGCCAGGCCGGAGCAACAGGAATTGTAACAGCATTACATCACATTCCGAACGGGGAGATCTGGACCACGGAAGAAATTCAGAAACGGAAGGCCCTGATCGAAGAGGCCGGCCTTACCTGGTCGGTGGTAGAAAGTGTGCCTGTGCACGAAGCGATCAAGACTCGTACAGGCGATTTTGAAAAATACATTAGAAATTATCAGCAAAGCCTCATCAATCTCGGCCAATCCGGCATTGATACGGTTTGCTATAATTTTATGCCGATCCTGGACTGGACGCGCACGGATCTGGACGCTCCGATGAAAGACGGTTCTACCGGATTACGGTTTGATGCAACACATTTCGCTGCATTTGACCTTTATCTTTTAGACAGGCCTGAGGCGCAGGAATTGTATTCGGAAGAACAAAAGCAAAAGGCCAAAAACTGGCTGGACAATGCTTCCGAGGAAAGTGTTCAGCGACTTGTACGCAACATTATTGCGGGCTTACCCGGCTCGGAAGAAAGTTTTACGATAGAACAATTCAGAAAAGTACTGGCTACTTATCAACATGTGGGTGATCTTGAACTGAGAACGCATCTTTATCAGTTCATTCAGGCGATCGGCCCTGTGGCTGAAGAGGCGGGTATCAGGCTGGCGATACATCCGGACGATCCTCCGTATCCGATCCTTGGCCTGCCGCGCGTGGTAAGTACTGAAAATGACGCATTGCTTTTGCTGGAAGCCTATGATCATCAGACCAATGGAATTTGTTTTTGCACCGGTTCCTACGGTGTGAGACCGGACAATGACCTGAGCGGAATGGTGAGAAGACTGGGTGACCGCATTCATTTTATCCATTTACGTGCCACCAAAAGAGAGCATGACGGAAGTTTTTACGAGGCCGATCACCTCGATGGAGATGTGGATATGTATGGTGTAATGAAGGCATTGCTTTCGGAACAAAAAAGAAGAAGGAATGAAGGACGAACAGATCTGAGAATGCCTTTCCGTCCTGATCACGGACATCGCATGCTTGACGACCTTTCGGCTACCAAAAGGACCAACCCGGGCTACACGGCCATTGGACGTCTTCGCGGACTGGCTGAATTGCGCGGACTGGAATACGGAATTGAGAGGAGTAACCCTTGAATTTTAACAGAGCAATATCAATTTGAAGCTCACCTACTAATGACAACAACAAGCACCACCGTACAAAAGACTTTTATTACAGAAGATTTCCTGCTGCGCTCAGAGACCGCGCGTATTCTTTACCACGACTACGCCAAGGAAATGCCTATTATCGACTACCATTGCCATTTGCCGCCCGATCAGATCGCGGAGGACAAGCAGTTTGAAAACCTGACTCAGATCTGGCTGTATGGCGACCACTACAAATGGCGGGCGATGCGTGCGAACGGTATCAATGAGAAATATTGTACCGGCAATGGCAGCGACTGGGAAAAGTTTGAGCAATGGGCAGCCACGGTGCCTTACACCATGCGTAATCCATTGTACCACTGGACGCACCTGGAACTGCTGCGGTATTTCGACATTGATATTTTGCTGAATAAAGACTCGGCGAGAGAGATTTACGAAGAATGTAATGCAAAACTGAAACAGCCTGATTTCTCTGTAAAAAGCTTGCTCAAACGAATGAATGTCAAGGTTATTTGTACTACTGACGACCCGACGGACTCATTGCATTACCACCAGCAGATCAGTAAAAGTGGGTTAGGTATAAAAGTGTTACCCACTTTCCGTCCTGACAAATCAATGCTATTGATCGATTCTCCCGAAGAATTTAAACAATATCTCGCCAAATTATCCGAGGTATCGGGTAGTGGCACAATTGGTACTTATGAAGAACTGCTAGCTGTTTTAGGAAGCCGTCATGACTTTTTTGCGTCAATGGGCGGGAGACTTTCCGATCACGGTCTTGAACATATCTATTCCGATTTTGATGAAAAACTGGCGAAGGAAGCTTTTGCTTTGACATTGAATGATGAAATTGCAACAGCAGAACAGCGAAGCGCTTTCAAATCGGTATTGCTTTTTGATCTGGCAAAACTGGATCATGCAAAATCATGGACGCAACAGTTTCACCTGGGCGCATTGCGTAACAATAACGAACGCATGCTGCGCGAACTAGGCCCTGATACTGGCTGGGATTCAATAGGTGATTACAGCCAGGCACAGGCATTGTCCAAGTTTTTCAATAAGCTGGATTCTACCAATCAATTGGCCAAAACAATACTTTACAACCTCAATCCGGCCGACAATGAAGTATTGGCGACGATGACCGGGAATTATAATGACGGTACCGTTGCCGGTAAAATGCAATTTGGCTCCGGCTGGTGGTTCCTGGATCAGAAAGACGGAATGGAGCGGCAGATGAATGCACTTTCCAACATGGGGCTGCTGAGCCGTTTTGTGGGTATGCTGACGGATTCAAGGAGCTTTTTGTCATATCCGCGGCACGAATATTTCCGCAGGATCCTCTGCAACCTGATCGGGAACGATGTGGAAAACGGAGAGCTGCCCAATGATATTCCCTGGCTGGGGAAACTGGTGGAGGACATCTCCTACAACAATGCAAATAATTATTTTGGTTTTTGAGGTAGGTTTATATTTCACTGATATTAAAGAAAAGAATAGCCCAGACTTTTTAGGTTGTGGGCTATTTTAATGTTTAATACTTACTTTTGACTGTTTATTAATTTTATCAAAAGCCCCCGGAGAAGACGATTCTTTGGTATACGGGCATCAGTTTAAAATATGGCTCAGATTGTTTCTTTCGGAGAAGTCCTTATGCGACTTTCTACTCCCGGTTTTTCCCGTTTTGAACAAGCCCGGCAATTGAATGTGACCTATGCTGGCGGCGAAGCAAATGTTTCTACCGCGCTCGCTTATTGGGGTCATCACACTGCCCACGTAACCCGTTTTCCCGATTCTCCGATTGGAAGGGCGGCGGCTCAGTACCTTCGCTTTCATGGCGTGGATATTTCACATATTATCTATGGAGGGCCGCGTATGGCTGTTTACTATCTGGAAACAGGAGCGGCATTGCGGGGAAGCCAGATCGTGTACGACAGAGCGAATTCCTCCCTGGCGGAGATTGATCCGAAGGAAATCGATTGGGATGAGATTTTAAAAGATGCAAAATGGTTTCACTGGGCGGGCATTACCCCCGCACTTTCGCAGGGCGCTGCGGATGCGTTGCTCGACGGAATTAACGCTTCCAGGAAGAGAGGTATTACGGTATCAGGAGATATTTTTTACAGGGCTAATTTGTGGAAATATGGTAAGAAGCCTTCCGAAATCCTGCCTGAACTAACGGCCGGGACCGATATTGTGATTGCTAACAGCGAAAATATAAAAGAGATTTTTGGCATTGGAGGAAACGATTTTAAGGAATCCTGCGTCAATTTACAAAAGGCTTATCCACAGGTAAGTACGGTGGTGGATACCAAAAGGACCTCTCTCAGCGCGTCTCACAACCTGTTGAGAGCCTATCTTTGGAATGGTAAAGAATTGCTTGAAACTGCGGATACCGAAATTAACCCGATTATTGACAGGGTAGGCGGAGGCGATGCATTTATCGCCGGCTTGATCCACGGTCTGATCAGTTTTGATGACCAGCAAAGGGCATTGGAATTCGGGGTAGCGGCGTCTGCATTGAAACATACTATTGAAGGAGATGCCCTGATTTCAACGATTGCAGAAGTGGAGGCGATCAGGCAGGGAGAGACCTCTGGAAGAATCAAGCGGTAATTGTAATTGAGTAGGAGTGAATTAAACTCCTATAACTAACAAAAGCTAAATGCTAATAGCTCAAAGCTAACAGCTCAAAAACTATGGACAAAGAAACAACATTAGTGCTTTTGAATGAAGTGGGGATTTTGCCACTTTTTTATCATGCAGATATAGAGATCGCAAAGGAAGTGATCAACGCCAGTTACAGAGGCGGTGCCCGGGCATTTGAATTTACAAATCGCGGAGAAAATGCATTCAATGTATTCACTGAGCTTTTGGCGCACGTAAAAGAAAGCCTGCCAGGACTTTCATTAGGGATCGGGACGATCTATGATGTGGAAACGGCTCAGAAATTTATTGATGCCGGAACCGATTTTATTGTAACGCCATGCCTGAATCCGGAAGTAGGCCGCGCTTGTTCAATAGCAAATATTCCCTGGATACCAGGTATTTCCACGCTCACAGAGATTTATAATGCACAACAAGCAGGGGCCGAAGTTGTGAAACTTTTCCCCGGGGAAGTAGTAGGATCCAAATTTGTGAGGGCGATTCGCGGACCTATGCCAAAGGTAAAAATCATGGTGACGGGAGGTGTTCAGCCAACCCGTGAAAGTATCGGTGAATGGTTCGGCGCAGGAGCTTACGCAGTAGGACTTGGCTCAAACCTGTTTCCGAAAGATGTGATTGCCGAAGGCAACTATTCCTGGATCGAACAAAAAGTTGCTGAAAGCATCAATTTGGTAAAGGAATTCAGACAAAATAGCTGATTAGTATTCCAATATATCACTCAGGCGGACGGAGAAATGATTCAGCACCGTTCCGCCCGATAGCGTCTCTTCAAATTTCATTGTAAAAGTGGGTTTGCCTGGTTCGAATATGTAGGTCATTTGTTGATCAGTACATATTAGCCAGGCAAGCCTTACACCATTCTCGATCCATTTACTCATTTTGGATTGCAGATCTGCAACACCGTCGGTCTCAGATTTCAGCTCAATTACAAAATCAGGCGCCAGGTGCGGAAAAGACTTTTTTTCGGACATGCTCAATGCATCCCAGCGTTCCAGTTTTATCCATGCTACGTCAGGAAGCCGCATGGACGAGTCGGCCAGAAAGAAACCGCCATTAGATTCTAAAACCCTACCTGCCTTATATTTACGGTTCCAGATCCCGAGTTCGGTGATCAATTCACTGTTATTGGAGCTGCTTATTGCGAAAGCAGGTGTCATGTTGATGAATAACTGCCCTTCTTCGTCTCGCTCTATCGACAATTCGGGATTAGCGACGCTAAATGCTATCAATTCTTCGTCGTTAAGGAATTTGTGTACCGGCATGTTTAACGGAATCATCATGGCTGAATTTATTATTTAAATATAGACACAAGATCAGCTTAATGTCATTCAACCAGCGTCCGGGGTGTATCAATGAGTAAACGGCCCAGAGGCATAAAATAACTACCAGGAATGCAATGTTTAGCGATATCTGTTGTAACTTTTGGGGTACATTTCTTTGACTTAAATGCTTACTGCCGCAATCATATTATCAGTCGTATTTACTTCGCTTGGTTTTGTTGTAACCAGCGGCAATGCCAAGTATATTTTGTCAGGATACAATACCATGTCCGAGGCAGATCGGGCGAAAATGGATATTGAGGGTTACCTGAGGTTCTTCAAGAAATTCCATATTACTTTGGGGGTTACATTGATCGCCGGGTACCTGGTACTAAGTTCCTTCAACATGAACTGGGCCGGAACTTTCATGATCATGTACCCGCTGCTGGCGTACGTTTTCCTGATCGCGAAGGGAAATAAGTTTTATAAAGGAACAAAGGGGCAGAGGGCAGGGACGTATGTGGGTATGTCGATTATACTTGTTGTTGCGGTTGCTGTGGGAATTCAGCTGTACAGCAGTTTCAGGAATAGCGAAATACTCCTGACAGACAACAAACTGGAAATAAAGGGTATTTACGGATTGAGTTTGAAAAAAGCCGATGTTGCGGAAATCGACGTTGTTGCAGACATACCGCCGATCTCTTTCAAGTCAAATGGATTTGCTGCGGGCGACTTTTCAAAAGGAAGCTTTAAGACCAAAGATGGCCGGACGATCAAACTTTTTGTCAATAAAAAAGCAGATCCGTTTTTGCTGATCAAGACCAAAACGGATGAAATATATTACAGCTCCGACGAAATCTCTTCGCCAGAGCTGTATAACAAAATTAAAGCGTGGATGTCCCGCTAGCTACTAACGCGACCATATTCTCCTTCACGGCATCCGCAAATCCTGGTAGTAACGTCAGGTCTGTGCCCCAAAGCGTAACGTCGCTTAGTACCTGGTTGGCCAGATCAATTGGCGAGGCTGCATTCTTCCATTTTTCATCAAAATAGGCGGCGGAATCGCAACGGATCGAGTAAGGTTGACCATTGCGCTCGCCGTAAAATGCTCCGTCTTTATGAACGACCGGCTTCATGAATGTTAAAAACGCAGCAAAACCTTTTGCAAAAAGCACCGGTACATCCTCCGTTTTTTGATAATGACTTAATAATGTAGGAATGTTACGCATTTTCATTTTGGCAGTATACTGAACCGTAATGTCGATCAGCTGATGCCGGATGAATGGATTACGAAAACGGTCAAGTACCTGATTACCGAACTCCTGGGCTTGTTTTGGATCCACATTGTAAGGAATGGCAGGCGCCAGTTCGCTAAGCATAATGTTGGCAATAAACTCCGCCGTTTCCTGGTTTTCCATACTTTCACTCACAGTATCAAGGCCATGCAGAAAGCAAAGTCCTGATGCGAGCGTGTGCGTACCATTCAGTAAGCGCAGCTTCAATTCCCTGAAAAGGTCAATATTCGGTTCAATGACCACTCCTTTGTCGGCATCCGCAAAGCTAAGTACAGAGCGCACATAAGAATCTCCCTCAATTGCCCACAACCGGTACACCTCGGACACGATCAGAAGGTCATCACGAAAACCTTGTTTTTCAGAAAGCGCATGAATGGTTTCCGCGTCTGGTTTACCGGGGACGATCCTGTCTACCAGCGAACTGCAGAAATGGTTTGCTTCCTGTAACCATTGGATAAAGTTCTCAGCCAGATTGTGTCGGCGAGCCTGCTCGATCACTATCGATTTGAGTTTTGGACCATTACCAACGATCAGTTCGGTAGGTACTATGACCATTCCTGAGGCTTCTGAGCCATTGAATGCAGTGTAGCGTTCGTACAGGTAAGCGGTTAACTTACCAGGGAATGAGGCAGGGGGTGAGGCAAATATATCGTCGTCGGTCAGTTGGATTCCAACTTCGGTTGTATTTGAAATTACAATTCGCAGCTCTGGATTATGGGCACATTGCAGAATGTCGGCCCAGTTTCCTGCGGCGGAAAGCGTGCGGCTGATGGAGCTGTTAATGACGAAATCATCAACCTGGCTGCCATTTTCGATACCACGGATACTGTGTGAAAAAATGTTTTGCTGATCTGCAAAGGCATCAGTACCGCCGGTGTTTGTAGATTTCACAACCACGATCCTGCCATTGAATACACCCTGCTGATTTGCTTTGTTGACAAAATAATCGGGCAAGCCGCGCAGCAGTACACCGGTACCAAACTGGATGATTTTTTCCGGCAATGCGAGAAGTTGCTGATGATTCGGCAAAAGTTCTGAACGTTCGTTCAGAAGAGTGGGGGAGAGCAGCGGTAAAGACATTTTAGTAGATGATATGTTCACCATTTATGACGCAATTTTGAAATCGAAACCCTTAATTAAAAAGAGACGCCGTCGAGCGTCTCTTTTGGAAATATCGTAAAATGGAAATAGTTACACACTCAAAGTAACAAAACCGCTCTCTTCTTTTTCTTTCTCTTCTTTCGGGAAAATGAAGGTAGTCGCATTTTTCACTTTTTCGGGTAGCAACGCAATCGCCAGTACCTCATCGATCTGATCCACATAATGGAATGTAAGGTCCCTGATATAATTGGCCGGTACTTCTTCCACATCCTTGCGGTTTTTAACACAAAGAATAATTTCTTTCACACCAGCGCGGCGGGCGGCAAGGATCTTTTCTTTTACACCTCCAACCGGCAACACTTTTCCGCGCAAGGTTATCTCACCCGTCATAGCGATGAATGGTTTCACACGCCGCTGTGTGAAAATAGATGCCATGGAAGTTACCATAGTTACACCTGCCGAAGGACCGTCTTTGGGAACGGCACCTGCCGGTACGTGAACGTGCAGGTCATAATGATTGAAAATCCGGTAGTCGATACCCATACGATCGGCATTCGCTTTCAGGTAGGATAATGCCGCCACGGCCGATTCTTTCATCACATCGCCAAGCTGGCCAGACAACGTCAGACCTCCTTTGCCACGGCTCAGGCTGGTTTCAATGAACAGGATTTCTCCTCCAACCGAGGTCCAGGCCAGGCCCGTTACTACACCTGCGAAGTCGTTATCCTGGTACAGGTCTTTGTCAAAAATTTCTGCTCCCAGGTATTTTTCAATGTGTTCGGGTTTTACCGTTTTGGGGTAATCCTGCTCCATTGCCACTGATTTGGCAATTTTACGGACAACGCTGCCTACTTTTTGTTCCAGGTTTCTTACACCTGATTCTCTTGTATATCCTTCAATAATCCGCAAAAGGGCAGAATCATCGATTTTAATGTCAGTTGATTTTAGTCCGTGGTCTTTCCGTTGCTTCGGAACCAGATAACGCTTGGCGATTTGCAACTTCTCTTCAATGGTGTAACCAGTCATTTCAATGATCTCCATCCGGTCGCGCAGAGCGGGATGAATGGTATCCAATGCATTGGCGGTGGCTACAAACAATACTTTTGAAAGATCGTATTCTACTTCCAGGTAATTGTCTGTAAATGAAGAATTTTGTTCAGGATCCAGTACTTCGAGCAATGCAGAAGAAGGATCACCGCGATAGTCGGAGCTTACTTTGTCGATCTCATCGAGAATGAAGACGGGATTAGCAAAACCAGCTTTTTTGATATTCTGAATTATTTTTCCGGGCATAGCACCAATGTAGGTTTTGCGGTGCCCGCGGATTTCCGCTTCGTCATGAACACCGCCCAATGCCATACGGATATATTCACGGTTCAATGCTTTTGCTATGGATTTCCCCAATGATGTTTTACCAACACCGGGAGGGCCATAAAGGCAAAGAATCGGAGCTTTGAGATTACCTTTCAGTTTAAGGACAGCCAGGTATTCGATAATGCGTTCTTTTACCTTTTCGAGTCCGAAATGGTCGGCATCAAGTACTTTTTGCGCTCTTATCAGGTCAAAATTATCTTTCGTATACTGGCCCCAGGGCAAATCCACTAATGTTTCCAGATAGTTCATGGTCACGGGATACTCCGGTGCCATTGGATTAATGCGCTGTAATTTATTCAGTTCTTTGTCAAAATGGCTGCGCACGCTGTCAGACCATTTTTTCTGACTTGCTTTCAAGCGGATTTCATCCAGATCACGCTCAGGACTATCCATTCCCAGTTCATCGTGTAACACTTTGATTTGCTGGCGAAGGAAATAATCGCGCTGCTGCTGGTCTATATCCGAACTGGCTTTGGTCTGGATTTCTCTTTTCAATTCCAGCATTTCAATCTCCCGCATCATGTACTGAAGCAAAAGCGTGGCCTGCCTATGACCATTTCTTTCTTCCAGCAGTTTTTGCTTGTCAGCCACTTCAACATTAATGTTGGAAGACAAAAAGTGGATCAGGAAAATAGGGCTTTCAATGTTATCAAGGGCGATCCGGGCTTCCTGGGGAATTTCCGGGTTCAGCCGCATGATCTTGTGCGCACCGTCGCGTAGTGACTGCAATAGTGCCTTGGATTCCTTTTTGGTAGGTCCCACAAAAGTATCCTCGATCGCACGCACTTCCGCGGTGAGATAAGGTTCTTCGCTAATGATGGCCTTAATCTCAAAACGCTGCCTTCCCTGCACGATGATCGTCACATTTCCGTCAGGCAGCGTGATCATTTTAAGGATCTGGGCAACGGTTCCTATATTATAAAGGTCTTCGGCCGTAGGGTCCTCTTTATTGGGGATGGCCTGGGTTACTGCACCCAGGATACGCTGGTTTATGTCTGAATTCCGGTATATTTTTTTTACTAAACGGATGGCTTTCTGACGTACTACCGTAACGGGGATAACCATTCCGGGAAAGAGCACTGTTTGCCTGATAGGCAGTATCGCAAGTTCATTTGGAAGTTCAAAAGGTTCATCGGAGCCATCAGGGCCACCGAGAGGGACAATTTCAAGGCTGTCCATATCTGAATCAGACATGAGAAGCCGACTATACAAGTCAGAAGGTTCAAATTTCATAGGCATTCTGTCAATTTGACAGATAATCTTTTCCCAATATATAAATAATGACTTTCAAAAGAAAGGGAATATATAACAAAATAGCCATGCCACAATCAGCGTGTCAGGCCCATTTAGTTAATGGACAAACGTCTAAATATTTTGAACGGTTTGCCCTTTTTTGAAGAGGAAAGTCTTTTTTTCAGAAGCGTATTTTACATTGGTCATGTTGACCTGGTCATCAAATACTTCCATCAAAGTGCTATTTTGCAGCCTGTAACCATCCCAGGGGCCGTGTATTGGCACTTCCAGGTAAACCCACGTTGCATCCTCCTCTTGTTCCTTCCCGATATAATGTATGCTGGCCGGTTTTTTCTGGCTATCCGTAAGTACAAATGATTTTCGGATATATTGCTCTATCAATGCATCGTTCTTATCGCCGTTTTTTATAACGATACGTTGCATGCCATTACTGTGTGACAAACCCTTTTCGAGATCGTCAGTAAATAGCCGGATACTGATCTCGAAAGATTTGAGCGCCGGATTATATTGCATTTGCGTGACACTTACATGGTAGTCATGCTTTGGCGCTGCCGAAAAAAGAAGAAGGGAGAATGCAAATAAGAAATAGGGTGATACCCGCCTGAAAAGACCAAAATGTCCCGGCTTTAACATCAATCCCTTGGTTCCTATTTTCATTCTCCCTTTCAAATCACTCAAAATACTGCTTTCCAAACATCATTGAAAATTGCAAAAGCCATTAGTCCCAGTAACAGTACCATACCGACTTTCTGCGCATTTTCAAGGAATTTATCAGATGGTTTTCTGCCCGAAACTATTTCGTAAGAAAGAATTACCGCG
The genomic region above belongs to Dyadobacter pollutisoli and contains:
- the lon gene encoding endopeptidase La; its protein translation is MKFEPSDLYSRLLMSDSDMDSLEIVPLGGPDGSDEPFELPNELAILPIRQTVLFPGMVIPVTVVRQKAIRLVKKIYRNSDINQRILGAVTQAIPNKEDPTAEDLYNIGTVAQILKMITLPDGNVTIIVQGRQRFEIKAIISEEPYLTAEVRAIEDTFVGPTKKESKALLQSLRDGAHKIMRLNPEIPQEARIALDNIESPIFLIHFLSSNINVEVADKQKLLEERNGHRQATLLLQYMMREIEMLELKREIQTKASSDIDQQQRDYFLRQQIKVLHDELGMDSPERDLDEIRLKASQKKWSDSVRSHFDKELNKLQRINPMAPEYPVTMNYLETLVDLPWGQYTKDNFDLIRAQKVLDADHFGLEKVKERIIEYLAVLKLKGNLKAPILCLYGPPGVGKTSLGKSIAKALNREYIRMALGGVHDEAEIRGHRKTYIGAMPGKIIQNIKKAGFANPVFILDEIDKVSSDYRGDPSSALLEVLDPEQNSSFTDNYLEVEYDLSKVLFVATANALDTIHPALRDRMEIIEMTGYTIEEKLQIAKRYLVPKQRKDHGLKSTDIKIDDSALLRIIEGYTRESGVRNLEQKVGSVVRKIAKSVAMEQDYPKTVKPEHIEKYLGAEIFDKDLYQDNDFAGVVTGLAWTSVGGEILFIETSLSRGKGGLTLSGQLGDVMKESAVAALSYLKANADRMGIDYRIFNHYDLHVHVPAGAVPKDGPSAGVTMVTSMASIFTQRRVKPFIAMTGEITLRGKVLPVGGVKEKILAARRAGVKEIILCVKNRKDVEEVPANYIRDLTFHYVDQIDEVLAIALLPEKVKNATTFIFPKEEKEKEESGFVTLSV
- a CDS encoding DUF6702 family protein, encoding MKIGTKGLMLKPGHFGLFRRVSPYFLFAFSLLLFSAAPKHDYHVSVTQMQYNPALKSFEISIRLFTDDLEKGLSHSNGMQRIVIKNGDKNDALIEQYIRKSFVLTDSQKKPASIHYIGKEQEEDATWVYLEVPIHGPWDGYRLQNSTLMEVFDDQVNMTNVKYASEKKTFLFKKGQTVQNI